A genomic segment from Pseudomonas sp. M30-35 encodes:
- a CDS encoding methionine ABC transporter ATP-binding protein, with protein sequence MINFQQVHKAYHVNGQAITALQPTDLNIARGEVFGIIGHSGAGKSTLLRLINRLEEPSGGRIDIDSEEVTALDANGLRGFRQQVGMIFQHFNLLSSKTVADNVALPLKLAGKLSRADLNKRVAQLLARVGLSDHAKKYPAQLSGGQKQRVGIARALATEPKILLCDEATSALDPQTTASVLQLLAEINRELNLTIVLITHEMDVIRRVCDRVAVMDAGVIVEQGPVADVFLHPQHSTTKRFVQESEHVDEQEQRDDFAHVEGRILRLTFQGDATYAPLLGTVARQTGVDYSILAGRIDRIKDTPYGQLTLALTGGDLEAAIACFAAADVHLEVLR encoded by the coding sequence GTGATCAATTTTCAACAGGTCCATAAGGCGTACCACGTCAATGGCCAAGCGATAACGGCGCTACAGCCGACCGACTTGAACATCGCCCGTGGCGAAGTGTTTGGCATTATCGGCCACTCCGGTGCCGGTAAAAGTACCCTGCTGCGTTTGATCAACCGTCTGGAAGAGCCTTCCGGTGGTCGCATCGACATTGATAGTGAAGAAGTCACGGCGTTGGACGCCAACGGCTTGCGCGGTTTCCGCCAGCAAGTCGGAATGATTTTTCAGCACTTCAATTTGCTGTCATCGAAAACCGTTGCGGACAACGTGGCCCTGCCGCTGAAGCTGGCAGGCAAGCTGTCACGTGCCGATCTCAACAAGCGTGTTGCCCAGTTGCTTGCCCGCGTCGGCTTGAGTGACCATGCGAAGAAGTATCCCGCGCAGTTATCCGGCGGCCAGAAGCAACGTGTTGGTATAGCTCGCGCATTGGCCACCGAGCCGAAAATCCTGCTCTGCGATGAAGCCACCAGTGCGCTTGACCCGCAAACAACCGCATCGGTCCTGCAATTGCTGGCTGAGATTAACCGCGAACTGAACCTGACTATCGTGCTGATTACCCATGAAATGGATGTGATCCGCCGTGTATGTGACCGCGTCGCAGTGATGGACGCGGGCGTTATTGTCGAGCAAGGCCCAGTGGCGGACGTGTTTTTGCATCCGCAGCACAGCACCACCAAGCGCTTTGTGCAGGAATCCGAGCACGTTGATGAACAAGAGCAGCGCGATGATTTCGCCCATGTTGAAGGCCGCATCTTGCGCCTGACCTTTCAGGGTGACGCCACCTATGCTCCGCTGCTGGGCACTGTTGCCCGCCAGACAGGTGTTGATTACAGCATTCTTGCCGGTCGTATCGACCGTATCAAAGACACCCCATACGGCCAGTTGACCTTGGCCCTGACCGGCGGCGACCTGGAGGCGGCGATTGCTTGCTTTGCCGCGGCTGACGTTCACTTGGAGGTACTGCGTTAA
- a CDS encoding methionine ABC transporter permease, with protein sequence MESLFPNVDWVEIWQASLDTLSMLGGSLLFTVLLGLPLGVLLFLTSPRQMFEQKAFYGLLSLLVNILRSVPFVILLIVMIPVTVVITGTSLGVAGAIPPLVVGATPFFARLVETALREVDKGIIEATQAMGATTKQIVINALLPEALPGIFAAITVTAITLVSYTAMSGLIGGGGLGDLAVRYGYQRYQPDVMMVTVVLLLILVQILQTAGDKLVVHFSRK encoded by the coding sequence ATGGAAAGCCTATTTCCAAACGTCGACTGGGTCGAAATCTGGCAGGCCAGCCTCGATACCCTGAGCATGCTCGGTGGTTCTCTGCTGTTTACCGTATTGCTTGGTTTGCCGCTCGGCGTGTTGTTGTTCCTCACCAGCCCACGGCAGATGTTCGAGCAAAAAGCTTTTTACGGCCTGCTTTCGTTGCTGGTTAACATACTGCGTTCGGTGCCGTTTGTGATCCTGCTGATTGTGATGATCCCGGTAACCGTGGTGATCACCGGCACTTCACTCGGTGTTGCCGGTGCCATTCCACCGCTGGTGGTTGGCGCGACGCCGTTCTTCGCTCGATTGGTTGAGACCGCGTTGCGTGAAGTCGATAAAGGCATTATCGAGGCGACTCAGGCGATGGGCGCAACCACCAAACAGATCGTGATCAACGCGCTGCTGCCAGAAGCCTTGCCCGGGATTTTCGCGGCGATCACCGTGACTGCAATTACCTTGGTTTCTTACACCGCGATGTCCGGCCTGATTGGCGGCGGCGGTCTTGGCGACCTCGCAGTACGTTACGGTTATCAGCGTTATCAGCCAGACGTAATGATGGTCACCGTGGTGCTATTGCTGATTCTTGTGCAGATTCTGCAAACCGCCGGTGACAAGCTGGTGGTGCATTTTTCACGCAAATGA
- a CDS encoding MetQ/NlpA family ABC transporter substrate-binding protein — protein MKKLLVAAVATVAAFAAQAETLSVAATAVPHAEILEFVKPTLAKEGVDLDIKVFTDYVQPNVQVAEKRLDANFFQHQPYLDEFNKSRGTKLVSVVGVHVEPFGAYSTKHKSLDELPQGAIVVIPNDATNGGRALLLLEKAGLIKLKDSNNILATPKDVVENPKSLKFRALEAATLARVLSQVDLALINTNYALEAKLNPTKDALVIEDSNSPYVNNLVAREDNKDSPAMQKLAKALNSPEVKTFIVEQYKGAIVPAF, from the coding sequence ATGAAAAAGTTGCTCGTTGCTGCTGTCGCAACTGTTGCGGCCTTTGCCGCGCAGGCTGAAACCCTGAGCGTCGCGGCTACCGCTGTCCCGCATGCTGAAATCCTCGAATTCGTTAAGCCAACGCTGGCCAAAGAAGGCGTCGATCTGGACATTAAAGTGTTCACTGACTACGTCCAGCCAAACGTACAGGTTGCCGAAAAGCGTCTGGACGCCAACTTCTTCCAACACCAGCCGTACCTCGATGAGTTCAACAAGAGCCGTGGCACCAAGCTGGTAAGCGTTGTTGGCGTTCACGTTGAACCCTTTGGTGCTTATTCGACCAAGCACAAGAGCCTCGACGAGTTGCCACAAGGCGCAATCGTGGTTATCCCGAACGATGCAACCAACGGCGGTCGTGCGTTGTTGCTGCTGGAAAAAGCTGGCCTGATCAAGCTGAAAGATTCGAACAACATCCTCGCGACACCAAAAGATGTGGTTGAGAATCCGAAGAGCCTCAAGTTCCGTGCACTCGAAGCCGCAACGCTGGCACGTGTTCTGAGCCAGGTTGACCTTGCGCTGATCAACACCAACTACGCGCTGGAAGCCAAGCTCAACCCAACCAAGGACGCTTTGGTGATCGAAGACAGCAACTCGCCATACGTTAACAATCTGGTTGCCCGCGAAGACAACAAAGACAGCCCAGCCATGCAGAAATTGGCCAAGGCACTGAACAGCCCTGAAGTTAAAACCTTCATCGTTGAGCAGTACAAAGGCGCGATCGTTCCAGCGTTCTAA
- a CDS encoding LysR family transcriptional regulator: MLRELKTFLLVAKHGTFAAAGQHAGLTQSAVSAQMRVLEQGLGLRLFDRSGRAAVLNAAGRHALPLAEQMLGLFAQMALPTGLAEWRGELKVGAIASVQTGLLPDALPSFRAQAAQVDVKIIPGVSLNLLGQIDAGEIDLALLIKPPFELPKELLEVSLAREPFVLITPLSVSADEPLQILAEQPFVRYDRRSFGGRLVSKFLREQHIDVHDTLELDELEAIVRMVENGMGVSLIPRAGLWLQRPTQLRVIELGPLTFHRELVALLRRAQRQPALDCLLECLAQATATANT; the protein is encoded by the coding sequence ATGCTCCGCGAGCTGAAAACTTTTTTACTGGTCGCAAAACATGGCACCTTCGCTGCTGCGGGTCAGCACGCAGGCCTGACGCAATCGGCGGTCAGCGCACAAATGCGCGTGCTTGAGCAGGGCTTGGGCCTGCGCTTGTTTGACCGCAGCGGGCGCGCGGCAGTACTTAATGCCGCAGGCCGACATGCCCTGCCACTGGCTGAACAAATGCTCGGCCTGTTTGCGCAAATGGCTCTGCCGACAGGGCTGGCAGAATGGCGTGGCGAGTTAAAGGTTGGGGCAATTGCCAGCGTTCAAACCGGCTTGCTGCCCGACGCATTGCCGAGCTTCCGTGCTCAGGCGGCACAGGTCGATGTAAAAATAATCCCCGGGGTATCCTTGAACCTGCTCGGCCAGATCGATGCGGGCGAAATTGACCTCGCGCTGCTGATCAAGCCACCGTTTGAGTTACCCAAGGAACTGCTCGAAGTCAGCTTGGCGCGCGAGCCGTTTGTGCTGATTACCCCTTTGTCCGTCAGCGCCGATGAGCCGCTACAGATACTTGCTGAACAACCCTTCGTCCGTTACGACCGGCGCTCGTTCGGCGGCAGGCTGGTGAGTAAGTTTCTGCGTGAGCAGCATATTGATGTGCACGATACCTTGGAGCTGGATGAGCTTGAAGCCATCGTGCGCATGGTTGAGAACGGCATGGGCGTATCGCTGATCCCTCGCGCGGGTTTATGGCTGCAACGGCCGACACAATTGCGTGTAATAGAGCTGGGCCCGCTAACGTTTCACCGCGAACTGGTTGCATTGCTACGCCGTGCCCAGCGCCAGCCAGCGCTCGATTGCTTGCTTGAATGCTTAGCCCAAGCAACTGCAACTGCTAACACCTGA
- a CDS encoding VOC family protein — translation MALAPFHLAIPVYDLKAARHFYGEVFGCPEGRSSDHWVDFDFFGHQLVIHESPKTDSQSQAQSNPVDGHDVPVPHFGVVLGWQDWEQLAERLRERQTEFVIEPYVRFKGQVGEQATMFLFDPCGNALEFKAFKDLSQMFAK, via the coding sequence ATGGCTCTCGCCCCGTTCCACTTGGCTATTCCGGTTTATGACTTAAAAGCTGCTCGGCACTTTTATGGCGAAGTGTTTGGCTGTCCCGAGGGGCGTAGCAGCGACCATTGGGTTGATTTTGACTTCTTTGGCCACCAGTTGGTCATCCACGAAAGCCCAAAGACGGACTCGCAAAGCCAGGCACAGAGTAACCCTGTCGATGGCCATGACGTGCCGGTGCCGCATTTTGGTGTGGTGCTGGGCTGGCAGGATTGGGAACAGCTGGCTGAACGGTTGCGCGAACGGCAGACCGAGTTTGTGATTGAGCCTTATGTGCGCTTCAAAGGTCAGGTCGGCGAGCAAGCCACCATGTTCTTATTTGACCCTTGCGGTAATGCGCTTGAGTTCAAAGCTTTCAAAGACCTCTCGCAGATGTTTGCCAAGTAA
- a CDS encoding SCO family protein, with amino-acid sequence MTRTQTTVFVLVAVIALVLGLTVNKVLSSKGQTDPTKLLDAGIVLLPQGRDVPDLELIDQNAKPFQTEQLKDKWSLLFFGYTFCPDICPATLAELRELKKMLPEEAIANLRVVLVSVDPNRDTPEQLKKYLGYFDPSFMGLTGEEKTIEKLANGVSIPFIPADTSKPNYTVDHSGNLVIIGPDGRQRGFIRSPLNIQKLAAELPTLLTQKD; translated from the coding sequence ATGACCCGTACTCAGACTACCGTTTTTGTTCTTGTCGCCGTCATTGCTCTGGTATTGGGGCTCACTGTCAACAAGGTGCTTAGCAGCAAGGGGCAGACCGACCCGACCAAGTTGCTCGATGCCGGTATCGTTTTATTGCCTCAGGGCCGAGACGTGCCGGATCTCGAATTGATTGACCAAAACGCCAAGCCATTCCAGACCGAGCAGCTCAAAGACAAATGGAGCCTGCTGTTCTTCGGCTACACCTTTTGCCCGGACATTTGCCCGGCAACATTAGCGGAGCTGCGTGAACTGAAAAAAATGCTGCCTGAAGAGGCCATAGCCAATCTGCGCGTGGTGTTGGTCAGCGTTGACCCGAATCGGGATACGCCGGAACAACTGAAGAAATACCTCGGTTACTTTGACCCAAGCTTCATGGGCCTGACCGGTGAAGAAAAAACCATCGAAAAACTGGCTAATGGAGTCAGCATTCCGTTTATTCCAGCCGACACCAGCAAGCCCAACTACACCGTTGACCACAGCGGCAATCTGGTGATTATTGGGCCAGACGGCAGGCAGCGTGGCTTTATTCGCTCACCGCTGAATATTCAAAAACTCGCGGCTGAACTGCCAACGCTTTTGACGCAGAAAGATTGA
- the cyoE gene encoding heme o synthase: MATLLREQATHLSWRDFLELTKPRVVVLMLITSLVGMFLATRAGVAWQVLIFGNLGIGLCAGAAAAVNHVVDRRIDSIMARTHKRPVTSGRMSPVLALSFALLLAISGMSLLLAFTNELAAWLTLASLLGYAVLYTGFLKRATPQNIVIGGLAGAAPPLLGWVAVTGHISAEPLLLVLIIFAWTPPHFWALAIHRKEEYAKADIPMLPVTHGEHYTKVHIILYTCMMFAVTLLPYAIHMSGLLYLVCAVVLGARFLQWSVVLYRDSKPHAAINTFKYSIWYLFLLFIALLVDHYFFFNL; encoded by the coding sequence ATGGCAACTCTATTACGCGAACAAGCGACACACCTGAGCTGGCGTGACTTTCTCGAACTGACCAAGCCACGTGTCGTGGTGCTGATGCTGATCACCTCACTGGTCGGTATGTTTCTCGCGACGCGAGCGGGCGTGGCCTGGCAGGTATTGATTTTCGGCAACCTCGGCATTGGTTTATGCGCAGGAGCTGCGGCCGCAGTGAATCATGTGGTTGACCGACGTATCGACTCGATCATGGCTCGCACCCACAAACGTCCCGTAACGTCTGGACGCATGTCACCTGTTCTGGCGCTGAGCTTTGCATTGCTCTTGGCCATAAGCGGAATGTCACTGTTGCTGGCATTTACTAACGAACTGGCTGCCTGGCTGACGCTCGCCTCGCTGCTCGGTTATGCAGTGCTCTACACCGGCTTTTTGAAACGTGCGACGCCGCAGAATATAGTCATCGGCGGCTTGGCTGGCGCAGCGCCACCGCTGTTGGGCTGGGTTGCAGTCACCGGGCATATCAGCGCCGAACCACTGCTGCTGGTATTGATTATCTTCGCCTGGACGCCGCCGCACTTTTGGGCGCTAGCCATCCACCGCAAAGAGGAATACGCCAAAGCCGATATCCCAATGCTGCCGGTCACCCACGGCGAACATTACACAAAGGTTCACATCATTCTTTACACCTGCATGATGTTCGCCGTTACCCTGCTGCCTTACGCTATCCACATGAGCGGCCTGCTGTACTTGGTCTGCGCAGTGGTTTTGGGTGCACGCTTTCTGCAGTGGTCAGTGGTGTTGTACCGTGACAGCAAACCGCACGCGGCAATCAACACCTTCAAGTACAGTATCTGGTACCTGTTTCTGTTGTTCATCGCGTTGCTGGTGGATCATTACTTCTTCTTCAACTTATAG
- a CDS encoding heme A synthase, whose product MTKPGYRFALFATLLAAVVVILGAYTRLSHSGLGCPDWPGCYGFIGVPMSEHAQGLAQSRFPAAPVEVAKGWAEMIHRYFAGTLGLVMLGLAVHALRQHGRAGQPVKLPLLLLGLVIVQAAFGMWTVTLKLWPQVVTLHLLGGFATLSLLFLLTVRLSGKAPTIPSIPPRLRLLAGAALALVIGQIALGGWVSSNYAAVACVDLPKCHGEWWPAMDFANGFHLSQHIGPNYLGGQLDSDARTAIHMTHRVGALLVTCMLLLLAWQLRAARLKRLATGVLLALAVQVCLGISNVIFHLPLLVAVAHNAGGAVLLMCMVLVNYCVRVPATAYARAATAKTALLQKSDVVRASNA is encoded by the coding sequence ATGACTAAACCGGGCTATCGCTTTGCATTGTTTGCCACATTGCTTGCAGCCGTTGTAGTGATATTGGGTGCATATACGCGCCTAAGTCACTCAGGGCTCGGCTGTCCGGACTGGCCAGGTTGCTACGGATTTATCGGCGTACCCATGAGCGAACACGCGCAAGGGCTAGCCCAATCGCGATTCCCAGCTGCACCGGTGGAGGTCGCCAAGGGCTGGGCAGAAATGATTCACCGCTACTTTGCTGGCACCCTTGGTTTAGTGATGCTGGGTTTAGCGGTGCATGCCCTTAGGCAACATGGGCGAGCTGGGCAACCGGTAAAACTGCCGTTACTGTTACTTGGGCTAGTGATTGTGCAAGCCGCTTTCGGCATGTGGACGGTCACCCTCAAGCTTTGGCCACAAGTGGTGACCCTGCATCTACTTGGCGGCTTTGCCACCTTGAGCTTGTTATTTTTACTCACCGTGCGGCTATCGGGTAAGGCACCGACAATCCCCTCAATCCCGCCACGTTTAAGGTTGCTTGCTGGCGCAGCATTGGCCTTGGTTATCGGCCAAATTGCACTGGGCGGCTGGGTCAGCAGTAATTACGCCGCAGTCGCCTGCGTGGATTTGCCCAAATGTCATGGCGAGTGGTGGCCAGCAATGGACTTCGCTAATGGCTTTCACCTCAGCCAGCACATCGGCCCGAATTATCTTGGCGGTCAACTCGACAGTGACGCGCGCACAGCGATCCACATGACCCATCGTGTCGGTGCTCTGCTCGTCACCTGCATGCTCCTGCTTTTAGCTTGGCAACTACGCGCGGCGCGGCTAAAACGGCTGGCGACTGGCGTCTTGCTCGCGCTTGCTGTGCAGGTTTGTTTAGGCATCAGCAATGTCATTTTTCACCTACCACTGCTGGTTGCAGTGGCGCATAACGCCGGCGGCGCGGTGCTACTGATGTGCATGGTCCTGGTTAATTACTGCGTCCGCGTTCCGGCAACTGCTTACGCACGGGCCGCAACTGCGAAAACAGCTTTGCTGCAAAAGTCAGACGTTGTACGAGCGTCTAACGCATAA
- a CDS encoding SURF1 family protein, producing MIGFRPGVIPGIAVLILLPVLVGLGVWQLDRAEQKRQMLAAHQLQEISAPISLNQLEGQKDIAYVRVKLQGSFDSQHSLLLDNRIRDGHAGVEVLQPFYDQISGLWVLLNRGWLPWPDRRIAPAFDTPDSRLHLNATVYVSLGDGLQLQDVAASSAWPRLITKVDAKTLWQQLGRAGLANELRIEPGPAAFETQWPVVSMSPDKHVGYAVQWFALALTLIGLFIYLGVHNAREPHNEPKHHHA from the coding sequence ATGATCGGCTTTCGTCCGGGCGTTATTCCAGGCATAGCAGTGCTTATCTTGCTGCCCGTGCTGGTGGGTCTGGGCGTTTGGCAACTCGACCGAGCCGAACAAAAAAGGCAAATGCTGGCCGCTCATCAACTGCAAGAAATCTCCGCGCCGATCAGCCTGAACCAGCTTGAAGGCCAAAAGGACATAGCCTACGTGCGGGTCAAGTTGCAGGGCTCCTTCGATAGCCAGCACAGCCTGCTCTTGGATAACCGTATTCGTGACGGCCACGCAGGCGTTGAAGTACTGCAACCCTTTTACGATCAAATCAGCGGCTTATGGGTACTGCTTAACCGCGGTTGGTTGCCATGGCCCGACCGGCGAATAGCTCCAGCGTTCGACACCCCGGACTCAAGGTTGCACCTCAATGCAACGGTCTATGTGTCATTGGGTGATGGTCTGCAACTACAGGACGTTGCCGCGAGTAGCGCTTGGCCAAGACTGATCACCAAAGTCGACGCCAAAACCCTGTGGCAACAACTCGGTCGAGCAGGCTTGGCTAATGAGCTGCGAATTGAACCCGGGCCCGCTGCATTTGAAACGCAGTGGCCAGTGGTATCGATGAGCCCAGACAAACACGTTGGCTACGCCGTGCAGTGGTTCGCACTGGCGCTGACCCTAATCGGATTGTTCATTTACCTAGGTGTGCATAACGCACGGGAGCCGCACAATGAACCCAAGCATCACCATGCCTGA
- a CDS encoding twin transmembrane helix small protein, whose translation MLKAAIILLLLATLVSLFSGLFFLVKDEGHGSRVVNSLTVRVGLTAATVALIAWGFYSGQLVSHVTW comes from the coding sequence ATGCTTAAAGCCGCGATCATCCTGCTACTGCTTGCGACCCTGGTCAGCTTGTTCAGTGGCCTGTTCTTTTTGGTTAAAGATGAAGGCCATGGCTCGCGAGTGGTCAACTCGCTGACCGTCCGAGTTGGTTTGACCGCTGCAACCGTAGCGCTTATCGCTTGGGGTTTTTACAGCGGTCAGTTGGTCAGTCATGTCACTTGGTGA
- a CDS encoding cytochrome c oxidase subunit 3, whose protein sequence is MASHETYYVPSQSKWPIIATFGMLISVYGVGTWFNDMSAERPDSHGPLIFFIGGLFLAYMLFGWFGSVIKESHEGLYSPQMDRSFRWGMSWFIFSEVMFFAAFFGALFYVRHLAGPWLGGEGAKGVANMLWPNFQFTWPLLNTPDPKLFPPASGVIDPWHLPLINTILLVSSSFTVTFAHHALKKDKRGALKAWLALTVVLGVLFLFLQAYEYYEAYNDLGLTLGSGIYGATFFMLTGFHGAHVTMGALILFVMLMRVMKGHFNPEKHFGFEAASWYWHFVDVVWLGLFIFVYVL, encoded by the coding sequence ATGGCGTCTCACGAAACGTATTACGTACCGTCACAAAGCAAGTGGCCAATCATTGCCACCTTTGGCATGCTGATCAGCGTTTACGGGGTTGGCACCTGGTTCAATGACATGTCTGCCGAGCGCCCCGATTCGCATGGCCCACTGATTTTCTTTATTGGCGGCTTGTTTCTCGCCTACATGCTGTTTGGCTGGTTCGGCAGCGTGATCAAAGAAAGTCACGAAGGGCTCTACAGCCCACAGATGGACCGCTCGTTTCGCTGGGGCATGAGTTGGTTTATCTTTTCCGAGGTGATGTTCTTTGCCGCATTCTTCGGCGCACTGTTCTATGTTCGCCACCTTGCCGGACCTTGGCTCGGCGGTGAAGGTGCTAAAGGCGTTGCCAATATGCTGTGGCCGAACTTCCAGTTCACTTGGCCACTGCTGAACACGCCCGATCCAAAACTGTTTCCGCCTGCAAGCGGTGTGATTGACCCTTGGCACCTGCCATTGATCAACACCATCTTGCTGGTCAGTTCCAGTTTCACCGTGACCTTCGCTCACCATGCCTTGAAAAAAGACAAGCGCGGCGCACTCAAAGCCTGGCTTGCACTCACCGTGGTGCTCGGTGTGCTCTTCCTGTTTTTACAAGCCTACGAATACTACGAAGCCTACAACGACCTGGGCCTGACTCTGGGTTCAGGGATCTATGGAGCAACATTTTTTATGCTCACAGGCTTCCACGGTGCGCACGTCACCATGGGCGCACTGATCCTGTTCGTGATGTTGATGCGCGTGATGAAGGGGCACTTCAACCCGGAGAAACACTTCGGGTTTGAAGCAGCCAGCTGGTACTGGCACTTCGTGGATGTGGTCTGGCTTGGCTTGTTTATCTTCGTCTACGTGCTCTGA
- a CDS encoding cytochrome c oxidase assembly protein, with protein MSSPMPNRRLVLRLLGVVVGMFAFGFALVPIYDVMCQAFGINGKISGSAFEGAQVENNERQVRVQFLATNNVDMPWKFKPMADDIVVHPGATNQMVFVASNPTDKPMTAQAIPSVAPSKAAAYFHKTECFCFTQQILQPGEQIEMPVRFIVDKDLPADVHHLTLAYTLFDVTARIPPVAQVSHK; from the coding sequence ATGAGCAGCCCAATGCCCAACCGCCGTCTTGTGCTACGCCTATTAGGCGTGGTGGTGGGCATGTTTGCTTTTGGCTTTGCACTGGTGCCGATTTACGACGTGATGTGCCAAGCGTTCGGCATTAATGGCAAAATCAGCGGCTCAGCTTTTGAAGGTGCTCAAGTTGAAAACAACGAACGTCAGGTGCGGGTGCAGTTTCTGGCCACCAACAACGTCGACATGCCTTGGAAATTCAAACCGATGGCGGATGACATTGTGGTGCACCCGGGCGCAACCAACCAGATGGTGTTTGTGGCCAGTAACCCAACCGATAAACCGATGACGGCTCAAGCAATTCCAAGCGTTGCACCGTCCAAGGCTGCTGCCTATTTTCATAAAACCGAGTGCTTCTGTTTCACCCAGCAAATCCTCCAGCCCGGCGAACAAATTGAAATGCCGGTGCGATTTATCGTTGATAAAGATCTACCCGCCGACGTGCATCACCTGACGCTGGCGTACACCTTGTTTGATGTCACTGCCCGCATCCCACCGGTCGCGCAGGTTAGTCATAAGTAA
- the ctaD gene encoding cytochrome c oxidase subunit I, with the protein MSAVIDHGHAGHDHHHGPAKGLMRWVLTTNHKDIGTMYLWFSFAMFLLGGSFAMVIRAELFQPGLQIVQPEFFNQMTTMHGLIMVFGAVMPAFVGLANWMVPLMIGAPDMALPRMNNFSFWLLPAAFALLISTLFMPGGGPNFGWTFYAPLSTTYAPESVTFFIFAIHLMGVSSIMGAINVIATILNLRAPGMTLMKMPLFVWTWLITAFLLIAVMPVLAGVVTMMLMDIHFGTSFFSAAGGGDPVLFQHVFWFFGHPEVYIMILPAFGAVSAIIPAFARKPLFGYTSMVYATASIAFLSFIVWAHHMFTVGIPLTGELFFMYATLMIAVPTGVKVFNWASTMWQGSMTFETPMLFAVAFVILFTIGGFSGLMLAIAPADFQYHDTYFVVAHFHYVLVPGAIFGIFASAYYWLPKWTGHMYDETLGKLHFWMSFIGMNMAFFPMHFVGLAGMPRRIPDYNLMFANFNMVSSIGAFMFGATQLLFLFIVIKCIRGGKPAPAKPWDGADGLEWTIPSPAPYHTFSTPPEVK; encoded by the coding sequence ACCAACCACAAAGATATTGGCACCATGTACCTGTGGTTCAGCTTCGCCATGTTCCTGCTTGGCGGCAGCTTTGCCATGGTTATTCGTGCTGAGTTGTTTCAACCCGGACTGCAAATCGTGCAGCCGGAATTCTTTAACCAAATGACTACCATGCACGGCCTGATCATGGTCTTCGGTGCAGTAATGCCTGCATTTGTCGGGCTGGCCAACTGGATGGTGCCACTGATGATCGGCGCGCCAGACATGGCCCTGCCGCGCATGAACAACTTCAGCTTCTGGTTGCTGCCTGCAGCCTTTGCTTTATTGATCAGTACGTTGTTTATGCCGGGCGGCGGGCCGAACTTCGGCTGGACCTTTTATGCCCCGCTGTCGACAACCTACGCACCTGAAAGCGTGACGTTTTTCATCTTCGCCATTCACTTGATGGGGGTTAGCTCAATCATGGGCGCGATCAACGTGATTGCGACCATCCTTAACCTGCGTGCCCCCGGCATGACATTGATGAAAATGCCGCTGTTTGTCTGGACATGGCTAATCACCGCCTTCCTGCTGATCGCGGTAATGCCAGTGTTGGCGGGTGTCGTAACCATGATGTTGATGGATATTCACTTCGGCACCAGCTTCTTCAGTGCGGCCGGTGGTGGTGATCCGGTGCTGTTCCAGCATGTGTTCTGGTTCTTCGGTCACCCTGAGGTGTACATCATGATTCTGCCGGCGTTTGGCGCCGTCAGCGCAATCATTCCAGCCTTCGCGCGTAAGCCATTATTTGGCTACACCTCGATGGTGTACGCGACAGCCTCGATTGCCTTCTTGTCGTTTATCGTCTGGGCGCACCACATGTTCACCGTGGGTATCCCGCTCACCGGTGAGTTGTTCTTTATGTATGCCACCCTGATGATTGCCGTGCCCACCGGGGTCAAGGTGTTCAACTGGGCGAGCACCATGTGGCAAGGCTCAATGACCTTCGAGACGCCGATGCTGTTCGCTGTAGCGTTCGTCATCCTGTTCACCATCGGTGGTTTCTCCGGTCTGATGTTGGCGATTGCACCCGCTGACTTCCAGTACCACGACACCTACTTTGTAGTGGCGCACTTCCACTATGTACTGGTACCCGGCGCGATCTTCGGCATCTTCGCCTCAGCCTACTACTGGCTGCCGAAGTGGACTGGGCACATGTACGACGAAACCCTCGGCAAACTGCATTTCTGGATGAGCTTCATCGGCATGAACATGGCGTTCTTCCCGATGCACTTCGTCGGTCTTGCTGGCATGCCAAGACGGATTCCGGACTACAACCTGATGTTCGCCAACTTCAACATGGTGTCCTCGATTGGGGCATTCATGTTCGGCGCCACACAGCTATTGTTCCTGTTCATCGTCATCAAGTGCATTCGCGGCGGCAAACCTGCGCCAGCCAAGCCTTGGGATGGAGCTGATGGCCTGGAGTGGACGATTCCTTCGCCTGCGCCTTACCACACCTTCTCCACGCCACCTGAAGTTAAATAA